ACATCACTGTAACATGAAGTTCAAAATTTCTTAATTTACAAACAGTTCTTTTAAACTTCCATATAGGCCAACAACAAGCCACCCAGTGCTGCATGGACACAGCAAGGAAAACAGCTCCTCTGGGAGGCACACTGAGGGGACCCGTCACTGACCATGGGCCCGGAGGACACTAATCACAGGTCACAGGGAGAAGACAGACATGTCTACAACACCATTGCCAGATGCGTTCTCAGGGAAAGTTCAACGCCTCATTGTGCTCTGATGCTTTGTTCACTGGGTCACAAGAGGGCAGACTAACAACGGTCCCTCCGTGCACACGGGCGGTGACAGTGCTTGAAGCAGCCACACGGGTCATCACAAACGTGTCAAACAAACAGCACACACTATGTACAAACAGGCTGCCACAAACATTACTCTTGAAGCAGCAGAAGCAGTATATTACAGTGATTGATTGTGTAACACCAAGATTGTCTTCAACACAAAGGATTGTTTGAGGATCATAATGTAGACTGAGAATCAGGTTTCACCCCTAAGAGCTAGGGTTTTTAGAGCTAGTAGAGATCAGCGAACTTATGAGGAAACTTGCATTGAGTGTCCGTGTGCTGGTATTATGTCATTGTCATCGCCATGCAAAGGAAGCATTAAGAAAATATCTCCACATCTCTGGCACTACTTCTTGGCCTGTCCTGAACACAGCTTGAAGCACCTCTGGGAAGCAGCATGCCAGGAGGGACAACACAGGAACACAAGTAAAAGTTTCTAATGAATGTCTCCAAGCTATCAATAATTAACAGCCAGAATTCCTGACTCAACACAGCAGCATCATGGTGCTCAACTCTACTTGTTTCAGGTGCCAGACAACTGCAGCCTCCCTTGTTATGAGATCTGTTAGTGTACCCCCAGTTGAGGGTAAACTAAAGCTAGCTGTAAACAGAAGGCTTAGAGATAGGTAACTTACAATTATGCTCACAGAACTCACAGCACTGACTCACTGACAATGTTTAGTGAAGATTTTCCTACTTCCACAAACACTAACGTAGTATTCCTGCTGAGGTAAGGAAGCTTCACAACACAGAGGATAGATAGCTTAGAATGGTGAGATAtcgagtggggggggggagggcgtgtCTTTAAGTGAGAGAATCGTAACTGTGCTTCTTAGGTATTGCAAAAACCTGGGAACATCACTTTTACCTCGTTTTTTGAGCTTatagaatacacacaaaaaattataTATTACACGACAGCTTGGCATCAAGAAAACACTTGTCACACAATGGAACCTGCCACAAACAGCACACACAAAGTCAACCAAAGGAACGGACACACACATGAGCTTGGCGAGGAGGGAAGACACAAACATCAGGAAGCAATCACACGTCGAAGAGCTGAGAATTCCttgggagggaaggcagggagtgTACGCTGAGACACACGGACTCCTTGCTGATGGAGGGCGAGTAAGGGGGCGGCGGAACCCTGCAGTGCGTGGGTAGGGGCGAACTGGCAGCGTGAAGCGACCCCGTGGACGACCAAACCCGAATGCCAGAGTCTGCGTCACCATCCTGTTTGCTCGTGAGGTCATATTTCGGGGGGTCAAGTCTCGGCCGCCCCTGATCTCCATCACCCAGCGGCACGTCCGTAAAGGCTCCGTTCTCCACCCCAAGCCCTAATCTACACTCCTCCGTTTCACCCTCGTCGCGTTTGATGAAGTAAATCCCTTTCTGGTCGTCGCCAAGCATGATCGGAGGTCTTGGACGCTGGAACTCGAGCATGTAAACGGTCGCATTCTCATGGTCGCTTTCCTCGGGTAGCACGGCAGGGTTCATAGGCCGGGTGAAGAGAGCGCGAGGTTTGGCTGCTTCCCTACTGAGGTATATCTTGCTGCGGTTTCTATGGCGCCGGCAAACCCATAGCGCCACACTGAGAGCGGCCAGAACCATCACGACAGCACAGCATACGGACAGTGCCACCACCATCGATGGGGTAAGTGCCTGTCCATGGTTCCTTATCACAACCGGAATCTCGTACATCACCGCCTCCTCTGTCTTGTTGGCGCTACCCTTCGCTGTGCTCTCGCTCCTCACGCCAGTCAAGTTCAAGTTCGGGTGCCCGGCTAACCTGACCCCACTTGTGTTGACGTGGTTCTGGTGGATGCTGTACTCGAAGGTGGTTCCGGGTTGCTCTGTGCTGTCCTCATCTTGTTTCTGGGTCTCTGTACTGTCTTcagaagggagggacggaagccTCTCGTGGAAATCTGTGCTGTCTTCattctgcttttctctctctgtgcTATCTCCATTCTGTATAGGGCTTTCTGTGCTGTTCTCATTCTGGGTTTCTGTGAGGCTTGAGGGAGTGGTTGTGTCTCCATCCCTCACCTCTGGAATGGAcgggtgtgtttgagagaggCTATCCGATCTACCATGGGAGTCTGAGCCCTCATATGTCCCCTCTGATAACCCATTTAACTGAGGCATTGCAAACTCTTCATTAACTTCTGGTGTTGACATTTCTACATCCTCACTCCCTTGACCATGACCTCGTAGCTCTGTCGATAGGTCACTCAGGTCACCAACAGCACTGGGCCTCACCAACTCCTCATTCAGGGTCAAATTCTGGTGCTCAAGGGTCGCGAACTGGTCATTGTCAACCCAAGTCGTGGTCACCGTCGCGCTTCTTGTGGCCGTGGGGTAAGATGACCCTTCGTAACTGGTTGCCTTGGCTATCTGGCTCGGGTCGAAGGTCACGTCCCGAGCGTCAGCGTTGAGCCCTTCtctagtagtggtgatggtcagGTCAAGGGTGAAGAGGTCGTCCTTGGGGAACTCTGTGGCGTCCACCGATGACTGACCTGTCGGGGATGCTTCAAGGAGAAAGTCGAGACCCCGAGTTGTGATTCTGAGACTGTCCTCCACTGTGTCCTGTGGGGAGGGTGtcggggggagtgagggaggggcggtgggggtgtggatggagggggtgggggagagggagggaaggatggaggggagggacggaAGCCTTTCGTGTAAATCCGTAACCTGTTCATCATCTTGTGGGATCGTCATCAACCAGTCGTCTTCAGGATGTGGGGTCGAGGTCAGCCAGTCCTCAGGTAGACTCGTTAACTGCTCGTCAGGTGATACGGTTGACCACTCGCTGCCTGGATAAACATTAGCTGCACTCTTGTCAAATCCCTCGGTTGAACTTTCCTCGTATGTAACAGTTTGCCATCCTTGAGGTCCATCTCTTCTCAAATCATCCTCGTTGCTTGTCAGTCTAACCTCTGGTGCATTCTCGCTCCTTATTAATCCCTCCTctatgtccttctcttcctctggtgTGTCGGTGAGCCAGTCCTCGGTTGCTGGGCTATCCGTCACCCAAACGTCAGATGCAAGGGATGGTATATCTTCTATTATGTCTgtgtttattatattttctccATGGGGTTGTGTTGCTGGGTTTTCTGCTTCATCTGTGTTCCCTCGTGGTCTCTCCGTCACCCACACATCAGGCACAAGGGTTGGTATTTCTTGCTTTTCGTCTGTATTTGTGATTTCTTCAAAGCGCTGCGTTGGTGTGTCTGCCGTTCCCTCTGTGTTCACTAGTAATCTTCCTTCATAGGTCTGTTCTTGTGCTGGGTCTTCGGTTGCTTGAGTGTGGGTTATGACATGGGTGGTTGTGTTATGGGTGTGTGGTGATAATTCTTTTGTTTCCTGTGTGGCGATCATCTCTCCTGTTCCTTGAGTGTGGGTTGTGACATGGGTGGTTGTGTTATGGATATGTGGCGATAATTCTTCTGTTTCTTGTGTGACGATTATCTCTTCTTGTGTTGAGGGGTCTCCTGTTCCTTGAGTGTGGGTTGTGAcatgtgttgttgtgttgctatGGACATGCGGCGATAATTCCTCTGTACCGATCATCTCTTCATGTGTTAACGAATCGTCGTCTTCCATAACAGCTTGGTGCTTCTTGGATTTATGTCTTGGCAACCTCCTGATGTGCACCACGCCGTCCTCACTACCCCAGAGCACGTTACTCCCTCTAGGGCCAACTCTGACACTTCCTGTACTGGGATGTGACACAGAGGGGCTGCCAACACTACCAGACTTCAGCCTTTCTCTGGTGCCCTCATTTAATTCACCGGGACTAGTTGAGGTTATGTTAGTCTTTCCAGGGTGTTCAAATTCCTCTAACACCAACTCACTTTCCGCCACATCATCACCGAGTCTTATGTTTGGTTCGATCACAGTTGGAGTCACTCGGTTAACAttgtctccttcctcatctccactcCTTGGTTCTGTCACTGGTGGAGTCACTATGCTAATGTTAtgtccttcctctccacttctccgcCACTCCAGAGCATGGAAAAACAAGGTGGTGTTCTCAGGAGGCATGGCAGGCTGGTTAGTGTAAGGGTCGTAATTCAAAATATTTcatcgcccaagttcacctatttgacaaggctttcgtaggagcttggggcatttccaggggtagttttatgacccaggaggtagtttgacgcttcttctgtaccgtgaacttaaagaaacactcattagaacccgactgaccctctctttgatcTTTAGAAGTAGGTGATGAGAGAACCCTTTGTGTGAAGAACTCCAATGAGAGAATGAATGCAGAATCAGTGACATTTGAGCTTCTGTCCTCCTGAGATCACACCCTGGTGCTCATGCCGCCAGACAGAGAATCAGTGACATTTGTGCGTCCGTCCACATGATCACGGCCTGGTTCTCATGCTGTTCCTTGGGGTGGAGTGGCAGATGGGGGTGTCACGGCCCTGATCCTTCCTCATGGTCTGCTCCAGCGCTGTGTCCCCTGCCAGCCAGCCATCTATAAGGGAAACATGGCACTCAGAACTCACTCTTATGATTGGTTATATTTATCAACTATTCTAAGCAGTTTGtatgtctttccttcctattaCGAGTGCTATATGCTTAGGTTATTCATTTAGCCAGTGCTCAAAACTCACTCTTATTGGTGGTCATACTTACTAACTATTCTAAGCAATTTCTAagtctttccttcttatcatcattGCTACAGCTACTGCTTAGGTTATCCGGATAGCTGTACAGGATGATAAAACTAATTAGTAAAGACTGATGTTCGCTGTATTATCTATCGATGAGGTAAGCCAACAAAGATAGATAATAGtgaattattattgtattatctATCTTTGTTGGCTCACCTCAGATAGATAATACAGTGAATTATATTATCTATCTATGAGGTGAGCCAACAAGCAAACAGGTTAAGCCCAGCACCGAGGAGTCTTGACAacatccctccctccactctgcccACCTGCCTATTATCTCTGACAGGTGACCACACAGCTTCCTCTCGGGGTTCCCTCAGCGCCTACACAACTTAAACATCCAtgcttacctaacccaaccttccCCAAGCCCATAGATGTGTACCTCTTTAACTGCTGTCCACCTTGGTTATTTAACAGGAAGATATCTAAGCAGGAAGTCAGATAATGGCTGGCTGAAGCTAAGTGTGCCGCTGATGATACTAAAAACACATTAATCACAACCctcttaaaatattttgataataTGGAATTGATTACAGTAAACAGCATGGAAGACTCAATTTCAACACCAGTACTTTCTTATGCCACTGACAGAGAAAcctaatacatataaaaaaaagcaaccatgaggtatgaaaatgaaaaacaaaatataaaaaaaaactataacaaaaATAATCCAGATATgtcccacaccacacacagagAGGCAGATTCAGGTACATTTGACAAGCATTTTACCACCTGGAAAGCACAGACAAACAGAGGAAACCTAACACAAGcagcagagaaaggaaggaacacatAGAAGCAGGAAATGACCTCTAGGAACCCAAAACACACTGCCACATCCTACACAGACATCCCTGGACATCCTATAATCCCTAGAGAGTCCCTAAGGTCCAAACACAAGCACccaagaaaatgaaggacagaTACAAGCATAAAACGACCACAAAATGACCACTAGGATCCCAGAACAGACACCGCCATGTCCTACACAGACATCCCTGGACATCCTATAATCCCTAGAGAGTCCCTAGGTCCAAACACAAGCACCCAAAAAAATGAAGGTCAGATACAAGCAGAAAATGACCACTAGGATCCCAGAACAGACACCGCCATATCCTACACAGACATCCCTGGACATCCTATAATCCTTAGAGAGTCCCTAGGTCCAAACACAAGCACCCAAGAAAATAAAGGACAGATACAAGCATAAAACGACCACAAAATGACCACTACCTGGACATCCTATAATCCCTAGAGAGTCCCTAAGTCCAAACACAAGCACCCAAATAAATGAAGGACAGATACAAGCATAAAACGACCACTAGGATCCCAGAACAGACACTGCCACATCCTACACAGACATCCCTGGACATCCTATAATCCCTAGAGTCCCTAGGTCCAAACACAAGCACCCAAGAAAATAAAGGACAGATACAAGCATAAAACGACCACAAAATGACCACTAGGATCTCCAGAAGACACCACCTTATCCTACAGACATCCCTGGACATCCTATAATCCCTAGAGAGTCCCTGAGGTCCAAACACAAGCACATGAGAAAGTGAGGGACAGATACAAGCAGGAACTGACCCCATAGGACCTCTAGGAACCCAGGACACACATTAGCCATATCCTACAGACATAACTTGATATCCTACCATCCCTAGAGAATCCTGTAATCCTAACAAAGGACACCAAAGGATATCAGGGAAACTCACAAGCATAAAATGACCCTAAATGACCACTAGGATACCAGGACAGCCACCAGCCATATCCTACACGCATAACTGGACATCCTACCAATCCTAGAGTATCCTGAAGGTGAGGGAGGCAACAGCACGCCCCTATAGGACTCTTCGCGGCAGGACAGGACCCCCACACACTCCTACGAAGGCTCAAAGCAATTTCAAA
Above is a window of Eriocheir sinensis breed Jianghai 21 chromosome 16, ASM2467909v1, whole genome shotgun sequence DNA encoding:
- the LOC126999553 gene encoding uncharacterized protein LOC126999553 encodes the protein MPPENTTLFFHALEWRRSGEEGHNISIVTPPVTEPRSGDEEGDNVNRVTPTVIEPNIRLGDDVAESELVLEEFEHPGKTNITSTSPGELNEGTRERLKSGSVGSPSVSHPSTGSVRVGPRGSNVLWGSEDGVVHIRRLPRHKSKKHQAVMEDDDSLTHEEMIGTEELSPHVHSNTTTHVTTHTQGTGDPSTQEEIIVTQETEELSPHIHNTTTHVTTHTQGTGEMIATQETKELSPHTHNTTTHVITHTQATEDPAQEQTYEGRLLVNTEGTADTPTQRFEEITNTDEKQEIPTLVPDVWVTERPRGNTDEAENPATQPHGENIINTDIIEDIPSLASDVWVTDSPATEDWLTDTPEEEKDIEEGLIRSENAPEVRLTSNEDDLRRDGPQGWQTVTYEESSTEGFDKSAANVYPGSEWSTVSPDEQLTSLPEDWLTSTPHPEDDWLMTIPQDDEQVTDLHERLPSLPSILPSLSPTPSIHTPTAPPSLPPTPSPQDTVEDSLRITTRGLDFLLEASPTGQSSVDATEFPKDDLFTLDLTITTTREGLNADARDVTFDPSQIAKATSYEGSSYPTATRSATVTTTWVDNDQFATLEHQNLTLNEELVRPSAVGDLSDLSTELRGHGQGSEDVEMSTPEVNEEFAMPQLNGLSEGTYEGSDSHGRSDSLSQTHPSIPEVRDGDTTTPSSLTETQNENSTESPIQNGDSTEREKQNEDSTDFHERLPSLPSEDSTETQKQDEDSTEQPGTTFEYSIHQNHVNTSGVRLAGHPNLNLTGVRSESTAKGSANKTEEAVMYEIPVVIRNHGQALTPSMVVALSVCCAVVMVLAALSVALWVCRRHRNRSKIYLSREAAKPRALFTRPMNPAVLPEESDHENATVYMLEFQRPRPPIMLGDDQKGIYFIKRDEGETEECRLGLGVENGAFTDVPLGDGDQGRPRLDPPKYDLTSKQDGDADSGIRVWSSTGSLHAASSPLPTHCRVPPPPYSPSISKESVCLSVHSLPSLPRNSQLFDV